ttttttttgctgttttgacCTGAAGTATACATTTAAAGACAGTTTGATGGTTTTCTAACTTTGTACCTTTGCATTTTGCTTGATTGAAAGGTCGTATCCACGCCAAGAGGGCTTCAGGTGTCAAGCTGCTGTTCTATGACCTGCGAGGAGAGGGAGTCAAGCTGCAGGTCATGGCCAACTCCAGGTCTGATTTACAATCTGCTCCATCACGTTTAAGTCAGGTTTTTGTTTTGTCGCAGTAACATAACCAGTTGTTATTCGGCTGTTCTTAGGAACTACAAATCAGAAGAAGATTTTTTGCACATCAACAACAAATTAAGGCGTGGGGACATCATTGGGGTCCGTGGGAACCCTGGCAAGACTAAGAAGGGCGAGCTGAGCATCATCCCGATCGAGATGACTCTGTTGTCTCCATGCCTTCATATGCTTCCCCACCTTCACTTTGGCCTGAAAGACAAGGTAAAGTTTAGTTGTTGAAACACCTTGGAAAATTAATTTTTTAGTTTTGCTCCTCGTCAGCATCCTCTTTGACTCTTATTTAAACATTAGTGTCAGTACAGAAGCAcagcacaaacacaaatacagCAATTGCTGCCAGTCCCTTGTGAAAAAACAGTACACTTTAGCATATTTAAAAAACAGTTACTtattatggaaaaaatatatactttataagaATATACTTGCGTGCAgattgaatgtaatgtttttgagcTCATAATTGCATTCTAGTtgcaattatttgaaattgttttatagtttacatttgtattatttttgattGACTGAATTTAGAGTGCTCCTTTTGACCAGCTTAAGTAGGATTTAAGAAcgtctttatatgtaatttctagtgctttcaaatgattaatcgcatccaagaTAAGTTTTTCTTTACATTATGAGTGTTTACTgtgtatgtatattatgtatatataaatagaaacacatacatgtatatatttaagaaaaatattttatgttcaaatactaaatatatatgtttttttctttcttcaaaatatatactgtatgtttgtgtatttatatatacatgataaatatacacagtataaactcatatattatgtaaacgtAAACGttaattttggatgcgattaatcgcgattaattgtttgacagcactagaaaCATGGTTGAAGGGTTCTGCTGAATGCACAGACAAGCATTTATGGGAAACTTAAATATACTTTcatgtaatttctattgaaatttgaatgttttatattgaaatatatttgtaattactcaTTTGCATTGAAGCTGCAAGAACTAAGTAAGTGAACACAGAAAGTGAGTGTAAGTTCAAATAAGTACTGTTTTAAAGTATGACAAAAGAATAAGACatgatttaaaatgcactttaaactttcaattttaatttatttcagtgtgaACGTTTTAGAAATGTACTAAGTTAtgaaagtggccttttatttcattaagatTGTATTATatgcaagtacagtttttatagtacactacaagtgcacatcaAGCACACAAAGGaatcaatatataatatttagtatttttatgaATAGTGCTCTATGCAACATTGACTTACACTCAGAGATTTAGCATTTACAGATTGTAACAGTTCTCAGTAGATGCTTCAGTGCCCATTAATACATTTATCTGATGTGCTATTCAATGTAGTCAAGTTATTCTTCATTCATAAAGTTGCAAGTACTGAACTACATGATAAACTTCGTCATTGTTCCTTCAGGAAACCAGATTCCGACAGCGATATCTGGACCTGATTCTTAATGACAGTGTGAGACAGAAGTTTGTGACCCGCGCCAAGATCATCACCTATCTCCGCAGCTTTCTGGACGAGCTTGGGTTTCTTGAGGTAAGGATGTTTGTTTCTGAAAAGAAAAGCAGTGCAAGTTTAGGTTGCCTTCTGCTGAGAGGTTCTTCAGTTCCTTCAAGTTTTAATGTTTgccatttgtgaatgtgtctaaCAGATCGAAACACCAATGATGAACCTGATACCCGGTGGTGCTGTAGCAAAACCATTTGTTACCCACCACAATGAGCTCAATATGAAACTCTACATGAGAATTGCTCCTGAGCTTTACCATAAGGTAGATGTGTCACTGCAGTAGCAGTTCAGTTTTGAAATTCTTATTATATTGCATAATATCTAACCTATATCAATGTTTCAGATGTTGGTAGTCGGAGGACTTGACCGGGTGTATGAAGTCGGGCGTCAGTTCCGTAATGAAGGCATTGATCTCACCCACAACCCAGAGTTCACCACATGCGAGTTCTACATGGCTTACGCCGACTATCACGACCTGATGGATATCACAGAGAAGCTGCTCTCAGGTTTGTTAAACCCCTCCTCTGCCTTGTTCTGCTCATTGGGTGCTCTGGAACGTCTTCATCCTTTAACTGAAGAGGGTGAAACATCGGAAGGAAATATGCAATACACAAAAGCTTAAGAAACTGGAAAAATTAAGTAGTctcaaaacagttatttactttcTTATTTCTCATTCCTAGTGCTTCTTAAAGCAAATGAAAATGTACAATTCTATCAATGTTTTCAGGAGAATAAGTTTATAAGAGAATAACATCTTTGTGAGAGTACTGTATCAGTCTTGACTTAAAGTGACGGCTCTttcttaatgttaatcaaacaacaaaacaaaaggaaagaaaaggaagTCACTCACTGGTCTTGATTgaatagcttttgtaactttaataaggaTTCATCTTtgatttatacagtcaaatatgcaatgctattttacatttgaccACTTCGTTCAATTTCTGTGCCAAATAAACTCGATGCCTGTATTTCTgccattcggcacaaatccagaTGTGCATGCTTTGCGTGTTTGACATTAATTGGTGTGGTAAGATATGATACTTGAAAAGACCACATAACCAAacttttcaagcttcaaaaagttcaagacattgtatatatatagtatatagtaatcCATTCATATGGATTTCTATATGGATAACGTTTACCGTTTCTTTGTGAATTTTGTTTGAAGCACCTGAGTTTTGGttgagggacagaaatctctcaggtttaacaatatcttaatttgtcttcTGAAGAGCAAGGTCTTATCTTAAAATCTAatgacaaaatatacatttttaaataaactaaccTTTTAACATGGTATTTTCTGACATTTACAGTAATTTGCACCACcatgattttgtaatttttttttttgtaaatctgtATATTCTTAAAACTATGTGTCTGAGAACACCAAGTGAAGTTTCTTTTGTTGCTTTCCCAGGAATGGTGAAGCACATCACTGGAGGATATAAGGTGACGTATCATCCTGATGGTCCGGAGGGACAAGCCTGTGAAATAGACTTCACTCCTCCCTTCAGACGCATCAGCATGACTCAAGACCTGGAGAAGGAATTGGGGGTGAAGTTTCCAGCTCCTGACACCTACGACAGTGATGGTGAGGGTTACAGTCCATGAACCAAGCATAGAGAACATCTGAACCACCTGGTTTTTACAAAGTATAAGTAGttacatgtaaaaatgtattgacACATCCTAACATACCGTAAATCCCCAAATAAAAgtcggggcctttatttacctgaactgcagaaggtaacaggcttttattttaagcaggcttttattagaggcaggcctttatttctaattccatcggtttgataagtaattgttttaaataacctgttttaaattaaaaacgatagcgttccagtggatagagatcataacattagcatagaaacagttcagaatcaatcaccaaaagaatcagttcggttcagacgcgctctgtgtgtcagtctgcttcacactgaatcacgcatgcgcagaatcatcagctcctcggttctcgaatcggatgcatccgacagaaacggttctcggttcagtgtactggtgatccgaaaatcgatgcaaccagttcttaactcgagaacgagaaatgcTCCGACAGTGGGCGTGtgcgttcgttatctggctctgctgcacaaatttatttgtccgtgttgagcacgcccccggccactataagaggcccggcgtttatttgactaccggtttttatttgaggaattacggtaggTGCTGGGGCTTTACTGTATTGTTAGAATTATTAAAgctcattatttgtttatttttgttgtttacagAAACACGCAAGTTCTTAGATGACCTTTGTGTTCAGAAAGAAATTGAATGCCCTCCTCCCAGGACGACTGCCCGTCTTCTGGACAAGGTATGAAGTACTGGACACTGTAATAAACCAGTTAAACCAGTCACAATTAAAAAAGCGGACACATATTATTAGTACAGAAATCTGCATTAAAGCCAGAAAGCttgtgaaaaagttttttttttttttttgccactttgATTTGTACTTTGGAACATTCCTTTGAAAATTCTTCTCATTAAATGACTTTTCATGAAAGCTGCCCCAGAAGCCTTAGTTTGACTATATACAATATTTGTTTTTGACTCCCAAAAATATACActcaagacactttttttttttttttaacaaatcctTTATACTTTTCATATTCTTCGTGTTCGTCATCGTACACACATTTTAAACTGATTTTAGCACATTATTGTTGACAGTTAGTGGGAGACTTCCTGGAGGTGAAGTGCATCAATCCAACTTTCATCTGTGATCATCCACAGATCATGAGTCCTCTAGCAAAATGGTATGTGCCTAACTTCCATTTATGACTTTTTACTGTAGTTTATGGTTAAATCACAAATGATCTAAAACATGATGTATTTACTGATGTCTCCACCCCAGGCACAGATCCCAGAAAGGTCTAACTGAGCGATTTGAACTGTTTGTGATGAAGAAGGAGATCTGCAACGCATACACAGAGTTGAATGATCCCATCAGACAACGAGAACTGTTTGAGCAGCAGGCTAAGGTGAAGATAAACTACTGAATGCATAATTTTCTGTGTTAATCTTGCACAAATGTTGATTTTTAGGGAACTACAGTATCTTAGTTTTCTTATTTTGTCTAAAGAAACTAACTTTTTAAAATTCTAGAGGATggaataaattgatcaaaactgagaGTAAAGACTTctaaattgttacaaaaaaaaatctattttaaatcgatcctgttcttttgaactttctattcatcacagaatcctgaaaagaaaaattaatcCGTTTCCACAAAGATGTTAAACAGAAAAAATGATTTTAAGCATTTATAATAAGAAATCATGTGGAAATTAATGCAGACCAgaataataatgctaaaaatgtacaggaataaattatattatgaaaaagtgaaaaaaaagccatattactgtttttactgtatttttggtcaaataactCTTCTTTTAGACttcttttaataactttttatgCTAGTAAGTCTTTGTTTGGTTTGTAATCTCATCCGAGATAGCTGCTCTGTTAAAACGGCTTGGCTTTCTTTACCTTCTGTTTGAATGAGTATTCTATCTGTGTCCACAGGACAGGGCAGAGGGGGACGATGAGGCGATGTTTATTGACGAAACCTTCTGCACTGCCTTAGAGTACGGCCTTCCACCCACGGCAGGATGGGGCATGGGCATCGACCGCCTCACAATGTTCCTCACAGACTCCAACAACATCAAGGTACGACCCACCGCAGCCCCCTTTTCGGAGTATGAAACATTGTGTGTTAATAAAACAATGGACATTTTATCCCTGTAAATAGACTGGTCAAATCTCATTCTGTGAATATTTTGATATTAAAACTGTGTCTGACTTCTTGTGCTTTACTTTAGGAGGTGCTTCTCTTCCCAGCCATGAAACCTGAAGAAAATAAACCAGCTCCACCTGCAGATGGCACATCAGTGTAACGCCGTCGCTGACTTTATAATATGAATGAGACGCCACACCTGTGGATATCTTCCATCTCTGGATTTCCTGATTCATTCTGAAATGTCTGAgggttatagcctaaatatttaaGACCTATGCACTGTCTATACTAATGGGGAAATATTTCAGCATATCTTTTAATGACCAGCTCATAGTTTTATGGGGAATAGGAACCCTGCTGTCCTTTCTTGATTACCCATTGACAATTTTCTGGATTTTTGTGGCCTGGGGttgattaaatatgtttctcAACTATGTTTGGATGTTTTATGATCTTCTGTCCAACTGTGTGTTTTTAACGGGCTTAATGGCTGTTCAATTgaatcattaaataattatttggaCCAGCCAAATGGTTTGTGGGTTTTGTTTCCATATTGCATCTTGtgctttctgttcaaataaaaGACATTccctcacaaaataaataaataaataaagcactctTATGTTAAATTAATGGTATGTGTCATTATTATGTGCAagttttattttgcagttttaagAACTACATTTCTTACCAAAAGTGACCCTAAAAGGTGCAATTGTGTTAGAAAGGAAAATGTATCAATTttaagtcaacatttgaagtggatcaaaaccttgcatcaaagttgtcctaaatcTAAATGCTTTTGTCTTAagacaactttgattaacttttttgatccacttcgaatgttgactactgtattaTTTTATAGAGAGAATATTTGATAGATGTAAAAAATTTGCATAAAACATTAGTATTAGTATAGTAAGTCTTGTCAAATGTTACTGCAACAAGGTTGATGTGATTAATTAAACCTGTTGTTAGTCTGCTATGACACCTGACTGAACTTTAAAAAATCACTagttaattaaaagtaattgGTAAATGTTTAGGTTCGTTTAATTGCAGGAACAATCTAGCCTTCTTAAACTTTATTCAGAGTGACAGTCTCGATCCGATTTCTGTGCTGTATGTAGCAAGTGTGAATGGCAAAAGTCATATGAGATACGATTCGAGCTTCATGCATTGCCTATGTGGTTTCAGGCActtgcacacatagacatgaaagggggcttgagcacctgccctctttattcctggagagaaagtgcccttttttctgggatgctttttttttatttttgaaaaataatatatttctgtttgcacacagcttccctgtcaaacaaatatatttattgaaatatagtatctaaatatcaggtcaggagttctgaagcgctccctctccctctcccccgattgttaaacccgattgtattgcttccgctaaagaaaatagtccgctccgtctctacggttagaatcctgtgagtccatagcaacgctctgtttttcatggcaacggtctgttatactccgcacagcggtctgttggttataacagaccgcattctacattggaattcaaccaatccatgtaataaaataagttaataaaataagcatatattcaaaataactcgtggtgatatgctttagttattttgtttatcctatttacctgcattttcctgtcaattagatgcaaatgtgcgcattttaactagttgacgcctaatttgcatacagaacgtccccagttattgacttacatcaagagtctttccccctgaaatttagaa
The genomic region above belongs to Carassius carassius chromosome 3, fCarCar2.1, whole genome shotgun sequence and contains:
- the LOC132126790 gene encoding lysine--tRNA ligase-like, coding for MADADGAGVDGDKLSKNELKRRMKAEKKAAEKEAKVKEQEETNDKSEQNAYEADEETLDPNQYFKIRSQAIQALKGTAEDPYPHKFNVDLSLAQFIDKYNNLQPGDHLTDVVNLSGRIHAKRASGVKLLFYDLRGEGVKLQVMANSRNYKSEEDFLHINNKLRRGDIIGVRGNPGKTKKGELSIIPIEMTLLSPCLHMLPHLHFGLKDKETRFRQRYLDLILNDSVRQKFVTRAKIITYLRSFLDELGFLEIETPMMNLIPGGAVAKPFVTHHNELNMKLYMRIAPELYHKMLVVGGLDRVYEVGRQFRNEGIDLTHNPEFTTCEFYMAYADYHDLMDITEKLLSGMVKHITGGYKVTYHPDGPEGQACEIDFTPPFRRISMTQDLEKELGVKFPAPDTYDSDETRKFLDDLCVQKEIECPPPRTTARLLDKLVGDFLEVKCINPTFICDHPQIMSPLAKWHRSQKGLTERFELFVMKKEICNAYTELNDPIRQRELFEQQAKDRAEGDDEAMFIDETFCTALEYGLPPTAGWGMGIDRLTMFLTDSNNIKEVLLFPAMKPEENKPAPPADGTSV